In Bos mutus isolate GX-2022 chromosome 2, NWIPB_WYAK_1.1, whole genome shotgun sequence, one DNA window encodes the following:
- the GMPPA gene encoding mannose-1-phosphate guanylyltransferase regulatory subunit alpha produces the protein MLKAVILIGGPQKGTRFRPLSFEVPKPLFPVAGVPMIQHHIEACAQVPGMQEILLIGFYQPDEPLTRFLEAAQQEFNLPIRYLQEFAPLGTGGGLYHFRDQILAGSPEAFFVLNADVCSDFPLSAMLDVHRHQPHPFLLLGTTANRTQSLNYGCIVENPQTHEVLHYVEKPSTFVSDIINCGIYLFSPEALKPLRDVFQRNQQDGQLEDSSGLWPGAGTIRLEQDVFSALAGQGQIYVHLTDGIWSQIKSAGSALYASRLYLSQYQLTHPERLAKHTPGGPRIRGNVYIHPTAKVAPSAVLGPNVSIGEGVTIGEGVRLRESIVLHGATLQEHTCVLHSIVGWGSTVGRWARVEGTPNDPNPNDPRAHMDSESLFKDGKLLPAITILGCRVRIPAEVLILNSIVLPHKELSRSFTNQIIL, from the exons ATGCTCAAAGCTGTGATCCTGATTGGAGGCCCTCAAAAGG GGACTCGCTTCAGGCCTTTGTCATTTGAGGTGCCCAAACCCCTGTTTCCTGTGGCGGGGGTGCCTATGATCCAGCACCATATTGAGGCTTGTGCCCAG GTCCCTGGGATGCAGGAGATTCTGCTTATTGGCTTCTACCAGCCTGATGAGCCCCTTACCCGGTTCCTGGAAGCTGCCCAGCAGGAGTTCAACCTTCCCATCAG GTACCTGCAGGAATTTGCCCCCCTGGGCACAGGGGGTGGTCTCTACCATTTCCGGGACCAGATCCTGGCTGGAAGCCCTGAAGCCTTCTTCGTGCTCAACGCTGACGTCTGCTCCGACTTCCCCTTGAGCGCCATGTTGGATGTCCACAGACACCAGCCACACCCTTTCTTGCTCCTTGGCACCACG GCTAACAGGACACAGTCCCTCAACTATGGCTGCATTGTGGAGAATCCACAGACGCATGAG GTCCTGCACTATGTGGAGAAGCCCAGCACATTCGTCAGTGACATCATCAACTGCGGCATCTACCTCTTTTCCCCAGAAGCCCTGAAACCCCTCCGGGATGTCTTCCAGCGAAATCAGCAGGATGGGCAACT GGAGGACTCTTCAGGCCTATGGCCCGGGGCAGGTACCATCCGCCTGGAGCAGGACGTATTCTCCGCCCTGGCCGGGCAGGGCCAGATCTATGTGCACCTCACTGACGGGATCTGGAGCCAGATCAAGTCCGCAGG CTCAGCCCTCTATGCCTCCCGCCTCTATCTGAGCCAGTACCAGCTCACTCACCCAGAACGCCTGGCCAAGCACACGCCAGGGGGTCCACGGATTCGAG GAAATGTTTACATCCACCCGACTGCTAAGGTGGCCCCATCAGCGGTG TTGGGCCCCAACGTCTCCATCGGGGAGGGGGTGACCATAGGTGAGGGTGTGCGGCTCCGAGAGAGCATCGTCCTCCACGGAGCCACACTGCAG GAGCACACGTGTGTTCTGCACAGCATCGTGGGCTGGGGGAGCACCGTGGGGCGCTGGGCCCGTGTGGAGGGTACCCCCAATGACCCCAATCCCAACGACCCCCGAGCCCACATGGACAGTGAGAGCCTGTTCAAGGACGGGAAGCTGCTGCCTGCCATCACTATACTAG GCTGCCGCGTCCGGATCCCTGCCGAGGTGCTCATCCTGAACTCGATTGTTCTGCCACACAAGGAGCTGAGCCGCAGCTTCACCAACCAGATCATCCTTTGA
- the SPEGNB gene encoding SPEG neighbor protein: MLDINDPQVQKAAIRIQASYQDHRSWKELREKGPPRLLEPLKDVVLLMEGGAAKLTCRVSAFLDLFIRCGKDRKELRDGPKCRYVFKDPDVVALVVHDGEMADLSQYSVNVTNPFGQCSDSARILVEGTTRPGGSVTARSSTSWRAPTAWSCCAYRWASPSPPGDVAQPPHSLSRRPGRSAGRARTPFLPTEFHPIQPMKSAKGFSHAIPGPQGHCEPEAEAGLEPWSSGSQPRAISEASLDVRTFPDFQP; this comes from the exons ATGCTGGATATCAATGACCCCCAGGTTCAGAAAGCAGCCATTCGCATCCAGGCCTCTTACCAGGACCACAG GTCCTGGAAGGAGCTGCGCGAGAAGGGGCCACCGAGATTGTTGGAGCCGCTGAAGGACGTGGTGCTGCTGATGGAGGGCGGAGCGGCGAAGCTGACTTGCCGCGTTTCGGCTTTCCTGGACCTATTCATCCGCTGCGGCAAGGACCGCAAGGAGCTGCGCGACGGGCCCAAGTGTCGTTATGTCTTCAAGGACCCTGACGTAGTGGCACTGGTGGTGCACGATGGCGAGATGGCAGATCTGAGCCAGTACAGCGTCAACGTAACCAACCCCTTCGGCCAGTGCTCCGACTCGGCGCGTATCCTTGTGGAAGGTACTACGCGCCCTGGGGGCAGCGTCACCGCGCGGAGTAGCACCAGTTGGCGGGCGCCCACAGCCTGGTCTTGCTGCGCTTACCGCTGGGCCTCCCCGAGTCCGCCTGGGGATGTGGCCCAGCCCCCGCACAGCCTGAGCCGCAGACCAGGGCGCAGCGCCGGCCGTGCGCGTACTCCTTTCCTACCCACAGAATTCCATCCCATCCAGCCTATGAAGTCCGCTAAGGGCTTCAGTCACGCTATTCCAGGGCCCCAAGGTCACTGCGAGCCAGAAGCAGAGGCAGGGTTAGAGCCCTGGTCTTCTGGCTCTCAGCCCAGGGCAATTTCCGAGGCATCGCTAGATGTGCGAACATTTCCAGATTTTCAGCCCTAG